A portion of the Glycine max cultivar Williams 82 chromosome 10, Glycine_max_v4.0, whole genome shotgun sequence genome contains these proteins:
- the LOC121172885 gene encoding uncharacterized protein codes for MENNFSPPSNRATTSVKLVSFRLAFRPPNLNPPIRGCHVNGAVAVNGGRRRAVLEPRHLRDQVGFGADNALRFLRSQKTQISASDLRRRHCCSSQPQNLRLLRCFLKWNFQEEKRVADDERRWRMKAVEEVLELGLHLCHDGFNDVVV; via the exons atggaaaaCAACTTCTCACCACCGTCCAACCGCGCCACCACCTCCGTCAAACTTGTGTCCTTTCGCCTCGCCTTCCGTCCTCCAAACCTTAATCCTCCCATCCGCGGATGCCATGTAAACGGTGCCGTCGCCGTTAACGGTGGAAGGAGAAGGGCGGTCCTCGAGCCGCGTCACCTGCGCGACCAGGTAGGGTTTGGTGCAGACAACGCTCTCCGGTTTCTTCGTTCTCAGAAAACTCAGATCTCAGCCTCAGATCTAAGAAGACGACACTGTTGTTCCTCCCAACCCCAAAATCTCAGACTCCTCCGATGCTTCCTCAAATGGAACTTCCAAG AAGAGAAACGTGTTGCTGATGACGAACGTCGGTGGCGCATGAAGGCGGTCGAAGAGGTGCTAGAGCTGGGTCTCCATCTTTGTCATGACGGCTTCAACGACGTCGTCGTTTAA
- the AMT1.3 gene encoding ammonium transporter AMT1.3 yields MASLSCSANDLAPLFNDTAAANYLCAQFDSISRKLAETTYAVDNTYLLFSAYLVFAMQLGFAMLCAGSVRAKNTMNIMLTNVLDAAAGGLSYYLFGFAFAFGGPSNGFIGRHFFGLRDYPMGSSPSGDYSFFLYQWAFAIAAAGITSGSIAERTQFVAYLIYSSFLTGFVYPIVSHWFWSSDGWASASRSDGNVLFGSGVIDFAGSGVVHMVGGIAGLWGALIEGPRIGRFDRSGRSVALRGHSASLVVLGSFLLWFGWYGFNPGSFLTIAKGYGSGGYYGQWSAIGRTAVTTTLAGSTAALTTLFSKRLLAGHWNVIDVCNGLLGGFAAITSGCAVVEPWAAIVCGFVAAWVLIGLNKLAAKVEYDDPLEAAQLHGGCGAWGVFFTGLFAKKVYVEEIYGVGRPFGALMGGGGRLLAAQVIQILVVCGWVTATMAPLFYGLHKMKLLRISRDDETAGMDLTRHGGFAYAYHDDEDGSSRGVGFMLRRIEPAASTTPSPPAAPQV; encoded by the coding sequence ATGGCTTCTCTCTCTTGCTCCGCCAACGACCTTGCCCCACTCTTCAACGACACCGCCGCCGCCAACTACCTCTGCGCCCAATTCGATTCCATTTCTAGAAAGCTCGCCGAAACAACCTACGCCGTCGACAACACCTACCTTCTGTTTTCAGCGTATCTTGTCTTCGCCATGCAGCTCGGCTTCGCCATGCTCTGCGCCGGCTCCGTCAGAGCCAAAAACACCATGAACATCATGCTCACCAACGTCCTCGACGCCGCCGCCGGCGGTCTCTCCTACTACCTATTCGGCTTTGCATTCGCCTTCGGCGGCCCCTCCAACGGCTTCATCGGCCGCCACTTCTTCGGCCTACGAGATTACCCGATGGGCTCCTCTCCCTCCGGCGACTACAGCTTCTTCCTCTACCAGTGGGCCTTCGCCATCGCCGCCGCAGGAATCACCAGCGGCTCCATCGCCGAGAGAACACAGTTCGTGGCTTACCTTATCTACTCTTCTTTCTTAACCGGTTTCGTTTACCCCATCGTTTCGCATTGGTTCTGGTCCTCGGACGGTTGGGCCAGCGCGAGTCGTAGCGACGGAAATGTTTTATTCGGGTCTGGAGTCATCGACTTCGCGGGCTCAGGCGTTGTTCACATGGTTGGCGGGATAGCGGGCCTGTGGGGGGCTTTAATTGAAGGCCCGAGAATCGGCCGGTTCGACCGTTCGGGCCGGTCGGTTGCTTTACGTGGCCACAGCGCGTCTTTAGTTGTGCTTGGTTCGTTTTTGTTATGGTTCGGCTGGTACGGCTTCAACCCTGGTTCGTTTCTGACAATAGCCAAGGGGTATGGAAGTGGAGGGTATTATGGTCAATGGAGCGCTATAGGGAGGACAGCTGTCACGACGACATTGGCTGGGAGCACTGCGGCTCTGACGACGTTGTTCAGCAAGCGGTTATTGGCTGGCCACTGGAACGTGATTGACGTGTGTAACGGCCTGCTTGGCGGGTTCGCTGCCATTACATCGGGCTGTGCCGTTGTGGAACCGTGGGCCGCGATTGTGTGTGGGTTTGTGGCGGCGTGGGTTTTGATTGGGCTTAATAAGCTTGCCGCGAAGGTAGAGTACGATGATCCGTTGGAGGCGGCGCAGCTTCACGGCGGGTGCGGCGCGTGGGGTGTTTTCTTCACGGGATTGTTTGCGAAGAAAGTGTACGTGGAGGAGATTTACGGTGTTGGAAGGCCGTTCGGGGCTTTGATGGGTGGCGGAGGGAGGCTGCTGGCGGCGCAGGTGATTCAGATATTGGTGGTGTGCGGGTGGGTTACGGCGACCATGGCGCCGTTGTTCTATGGGCTTCATAAGATGAAACTGTTGAGAATTTCGAGGGATGATGAGACTGCGGGGATGGATTTGACGAGGCATGGTGGGTTTGCTTATGCATaccatgatgatgaagatggttCAAGCAGGGGAGTAGGGTTCATGCTGCGTAGAATTGAGCCTGCTGCTAGTACCACTCCCTCTCCCCCCGCTGCACCACAAGTTTAA